The DNA sequence GTCGTGACCCATCCCCTGCATCACGCTCAGGAGCGGGTTCGCCATGGGCGTTCCCTTGGGCGCACGCAGGTGAAGGTTCCCCTCGAGTGCCCCGTTCGCGTGACCCATCAACAGGAGAGGGCAGCGCCGATGATTGTGGAGATTGGGGTCGCCCATCGGTGAACCCCATACGATGGCGGTCTTATCCAGCAGTGAACCGTCCCCATCAATCGTGTTCTTCATGCGCTCGAGCAGGTACGCGAGTTGGCCGGTGCGGTGTGCGTTGATCTTGTTGAAGTCCATGATGTCCTCGGGGACGTTGCCGTGATGCGAGGCCCCGTGGTGCGACTTCGTGGTACCGCTGTTCGGGAACGTGCGATTCGACTGATCGAATCCGGTCTTGAACGTGATGACCCGAGTCATATCTGTCTGCAGCGCGAGGACCTGGAGGTCGAACATCAGTTGCATGTGTTCCTCCCAAGAGTCGGGGATGCCGGACGGAGCTTCGGGCATCTCCCGCTCTTCTCCGCTGCTGTTGCGGGCTTCGACGAGCTGAATCCTCCGCTCCACTTCCCTCACATGGGTCAGATACTGATCCATCGCAAGACGGTCCGTAGCACCCAGAGAGGTCCTCAGGCGGGCCACCTCTCCGACGATATAGTCAAGCATGCTCCGATCAGTCCGACGCCGCGCTGCACGATCCTCCGGCGTATCCCCTGCTCCGAACAACCGCTCGAACACAGCGCGAGGCTCTCGAATCGCAGGAAGTGGTTGGTTCGGCGACGCCCATGACAGCGAGGTGGTATAGGCGCAGTGGTAGTTGTACGCGCACCCACCCCCCCGATCGATCACCTCTGTGCACAGTTCGAGCGACGGGAGCGCCGTGTCTTGCCCGAACCGTTGCGCATGGATCTGGTCGAGCGATGTGCCGAGAAAGACGTCGGATCCCTGCGTCTGCTTCGGGTGGGCCTGCGTGAGAAAGACCGCGGTCGACCGATCATGATCGCCCCCGATCTCCTCGGGCCGATACGGCTCCGCCATGCGGCAATCCGTATTACTGACGACCGTCAGGTACTCGCGGTAAGGTTCGAGCAGCTTGAGCTGGCTGTCGACGTGAAAGTCGAAGTCGCGCCCGACTTTGGCTGGCGCGAAAAGATTCTTGGCATCGCCCCACTCGCTACCGCCGGCGCTCCCCATCGATTCTTCTATGCCGATGAAGCGCGTGAACCCGGAGTCACGACTCTTGTCGACCCATGGGCGGCCTGCCGGAACCATGGCGTCCATGAACGGCAGAGCGAAGCTGGCGCCCAGGCCACGCATGAAAGTGCGACGAGACAGATGAGTACCTGTGATGAATTCCATAGCGTTACATCCCTTCGTGTGCGCCCTGGAGGGCACCGTCATCGGCGCCTGCATCGGCCGCCGGTTGAGATCGCATCATCTGGAACGGGTCGCTCTGCACGACGCCGAGAATGAACGACGACATACGGTAGTCATTGGCCTCAGCATCCGCCGTGATCTGCCGCACGGATGGCTGATCGTAGTACTCGGCGCGCCTGCCGATCGCGTAGGCCAGCAGGTTGGTCGTGAAGTTCCGGACTATGGGGATGGGCCGCTTCAGCAGGACGGTAGTGAGATCGGCTGGCGTGCTGACTGGGGTCCCATCGTAGAACGTGCCGCGTGTGTCCAGCGCCACCTGATTCTCGCGAATTCGCCATTGGCCGGTCACGTCGAAATTGTCCAGAGCGAGCCCGATTGGATCCATGAATCGATGGCATGAATTACACGTCGGGTTGGCGCGGTGGATCTCCATGCGTTCGCGGGTGGTAAGCCGCCGGCCTGACGCGGCACCCTCCGTCTCTTCAAAATTCGGAACGTTCGGTGGCGGCGGCGGCGGTGGTGTGCCCATCAATACTTCCATGACCCACTTGCCCCGGAGCACTGGAGACGTCCGCGCAGACATGGACGTCAGCAGTAGCACGCTACCGTGCCCCAGAAGACCCCTGCGGGTCTCGTCAGGATACGAAACCCTCCGAAATTCGCCACCGGCAATTCCGGAAATCCCGTAGTGCTCTGCAAGGCGGGCGTTCAAAAACGTGTAGTCCGCGTCCAGTACCTGCAGCAGGCTTCGATCTTCACGAATGAGATGGTCGAAGAAGAGCTGGGTCTCCCTCACCATGTCGTCCCCGAGCTGACCCGTGAAGTCCGGATAGAGGTACAGCTCTGGATTGTTCTTCTTCGCGTCCTGAAGGCGCAGCCACTGGGAGGCAAAACGGACGGACAGGGCCTCAGATCGCGGGTCCGCGAGCATTCGGCGCACCTCACCCTCGAGCACTGCCGGATCTGAGAGTCGCTCCTGCTCTGCGAGAATCAGCAGCCTTTCATCCGGGCCTGTCGCCCACAGGAAAAACGAGAGCCGTGACGCCAGATCCACATCGCTGATCCGGTAGTTCTCGTTCTCCCCGACGCCAGCGGGAGGTTCTTCCAGACGGAATATGAACGCCGGGTTTGCCAAGATCGCCTGCAGGGCCGTGCGCACACCGATTTCGAAGCCGGCCTCCGCGGCCCCCGTGTCATAGAAGGACATAGGGCCCGCGATGTCATCCTCTGTCACCGGGCGCCGGTACGCGGCCTGCGCGACCTTGTGGACGATGGCCTCAGCACACGGGCGCTCATCCTCAGAGGTGTCGGGATAGCAGGAAAACAAAGCCTCCCGGCTTGGCGTGGGCGAGACACCACTCGGGGTCTCCGGACCCGTGACCATGAGGTCCGCGAGGTGCGGCAGGGCAGTGATACCGTAGTTGGCCCACTGAATGGCGTCTTCACCGCCTACGAAGGACCACTCGAAAGGGCTCAAACGGTCTTCGTACGGTCCGTCGATATGCCGGACGAACGCAGCAGCGATCCGGCGCTGGCCTGCGCGGACAAAGACCGGCTCGGTCCGGAGAGGGTGCCCGGTCTGCCCGTTGTGCTCGAGCCGTAGCAACGCGACACCCTCGCCATCAATCGAGATGTCGAGATCTTCAAACCCAACGCCTTGGCCGAACAGGGTCTCGATTGTAAACACATACTCGCCGTCGGCCGGGAAGTCGTGCGTAACGACCATCCCGCCCCGCGTACCAAAGGGGGTCCCCTCCAGATGATCCCAAGCGTGTTGGGACACCTCGATTGGGTTCATGTACTTCGTTGAAGTCGAGACAGCTTCAGGATTCCCAACCGCGATCCGGCTCACCTCGGTGGCCGCGCGGAGGTATGCCTCGAGGAGAGTCGTGGAGAGGCCCTGCGCGTCGGACAGATTGTCGAAATTCCCGAGGTAGGTGTCCGCTGGGAGCCAACGTCCCGCATCGATTTCAAGGCCGAGAAGTTCGCGCACGACCCGTCCGTACTCGGCCCGGTTAAGGCGCTGGAAACGGCGCGAGCCCGGATTCGGATTCGCGGCGGCAGCCCCGTCGACGACTGCCTCCAGCCTCTCGACGAGGGCCAGCAGCGTGTCACCCTCAGGGCGATTCGCACCGGGCGGTGGCATCATGCCGGCCCGCAGCTTCACGATCATCTTCTCTGCGACTGCGGCGTTCTCGTGCGCCGAGGCCGGGTCATATCCATCCAAGGTCAGATTGCCCGTCAGCCGCCGCTCGTTGTGGCAGCGGACACAGTACCGATCCACGACGCCGACGAGGTCGGTTGCCTCTCCGGGGCCAGGGCCACCTAGGGACACCACATCGTCAAATACAGCGCGACTTGGCTCGACTTCCGCAACATACACACGCCCCTCTGATGTCTGGCTAGCTAGTGTGAGCCAGACACCCAAAAGGGCCGTCGCTGCGGTGAATGTTTTCATGAAATCTCCGGTCGCTCCCAATGTAGGGTGCGGCCAGTGGAGCGGCTATCGGCCTGGATGTTCTCTGGGCGATCGGCGGATCCCGTTGATCGAGCCCTCACCAAGATACCCGCTCATGCCCCCCATGAATTCGTCGCCGGTGAAGTGCAACTCCATGGTCGCTCCTACGTCCGGAACGAGAAACGTCATCGTGTGACCATCCAGCACCACCTCGGTAATCGTCGCAGCACCCATCTCTGTGTCGATGTCACCCGTAAGGCCACCGCCCTCGAGGCCCCGGACCGACAGCACGCCATCCACCTGGAGCCCCTCGATCATGATCGTCACATCCCAGACGCCCACGGGATCGAAGGGCTCTGGTGAGGGGAGGGCTCCAGAACCACCCCTACAAGCACTCAGCACCAAGGTCACCACGAAGAGGACTGACGTTTTTCTATGCATGACTTAATCCTGACCGGGTTCCGTATGAGTTAGGGATCAGCGACTCAGGTGGCAACTCCATCAGGAACTTTCGACGCCTCGGGTCAAAGCGTCCCCATCGGGTCAAGCCGATCGTACGCCTCCAAGCGCGATCAGAACTGACGCGGGTGAGGCCATGGCCCTCCATTGCTGGAGCGAGTCTTCCTGAACGATTCCATCCCGCCGATCGACCTCGAGCTTCGCACCGAGGAACAGGCAAGTGAGTTCGAGGTGTACACAGACAAGCACCAGCGGTTCTCCGTGAGAATCCGAGTGCGAAGGGACACGGCGCACCTCTACGTGATGGCCGCGTTCAGTCCACCGATATCAGACTGACCACCTCTTTCCCGACATACCATGCGTATCCGTCAATCCCTCTTTGCCGTAGCGATCTCTTCCATGGCCATCGCGCCGCCACTGCAGGGTCAGCAAGCCGAACCGCTCGAAACGATCCGCAACTATACATGGGTCTCGGACGACCTCTCCTCCGCAGGACAGATCGCGTACCCGCAGATTCCCCTGCTCGCAGCGGAGGGCTACGCGGTCGTCGTGAACCTGGCGATCGCCGATGAGGCCCGGAACGGACAGGAGGGATTCCTGGTGGCTGAGACGGGACTTACCTATGTCCACATTCCAGTGGACTGGGAGCAGCCGACGCTCGACGACGTCGACATGTTCTTCGATATCATGCAGGCAAACGAAGGCCGGAAGGTCTTCGTGCACTGCTTCGCGAACATGCGGGCATCAGCCTTCGTATATCTGTACCGCACCATGGTTCAGGGAGTCTCCGAAGCCGAGGCTCGCGCTACGATGAGCGTAGTGTGGGACCCAGGTGAGTTGGAGCAGTGGGCCGGGCTGATCGAGCGGGCTCAGGCGCGAGGGCCCAGGCAGTAGAGCGGGCGGCAACTCTCAGGGCAGAAAACGCCTTCTCGACACGTCCTCATCCGAGCGGGGTGTCGTAGTGGGTTCAGTCACCGACGAACGAGGCATTTAGCCACCGCTACGATCAATCGAGTGAACATACGCACGTCTGCCACCCGCCTTGCCGTGAAACCTAGGTCTGACTCCGCCGCCCCTTCCGCTATCTTCGGAGATGTCGCCAACAATATCGCCTGACGCGAACCGTGCGTTCGCTGACCTCGGGCTCGGATCGGAGCTTCTGGAGTCCCTCGCAACACTGGGATACGAAGAGCCTACACCTATTCAGCGGGAAGCCATCCCCCACCTTCTCGAAGGCAAGGACCTGCTCGGCCTCGCCGCGACAGGAACCGGAAAGACCGCTGCGTTCGCACTGCCTCTTCTCCAGAGGATCGAGACTGGGGGGCCCGTCCCAGCTGCCCTGATCTTAGTCCCGACTAGAGAGCTCGCGGTGCAGGTCGCGAGAGCGGTCCACAGGTACGGGAAGCCGTTGAAGGTGAATGTACTCCCTATTTATGGAGGCCAGTCCTTCCGCCAGCAGCTCAATGTGCTCAAGCGGGGCGTGGACGTCGTGGTCGCAACACCTGGCCGGGCGCTCGATCACATCCGACGAGGGACACTGAAACTCGGCGGCCTTCAGGTGCTCGTTCTCGATGAAGCCGATGAGATGCTGGATATGGGCTTCGCTGAGGACCTCGATGCGATCATTTCCGAGGTTCCCGATGAGCGCCAAACACTGCTGTTCTCTGCAACCCTCGCTCCCCGCATCGGGACGATTGCGAAACAGTATCTGACCAACCCGATCGAAGTCCGCATCGCAGCCGAGGAGGAGGGAAACATTCCTCTGGTACGGCAAACCGCATACCTCGTGCGGCGCCCCCACAAGCTGGCCGCGCTCGGTCGAGTACTCGACCTGGAGGCACCCGAGGCAGCCCTCGTGTTCTGCAGGACCCGAAACGACGTCGACGAGCTGGTCGAAGCGTTGAACGGCCGTGGCTATCGGGCGGAATCAATGCACGGGGGCATGTCGCAGGACGAGCGCGAACGAGTCATGAAGAAGCTGCGCAACAACGCAGTTGACCTCCTCGTGGCAACGGATGTTGCTGCCCGTGGGCTCGACATTTCGCACCTCACTCACGTGATCAACTACGAGGTGCCGTCCTCTCCGAAGTCCTACGTCCACCGAATTGGCCGGGTCGGTCGGGCCGGGCGTGAAGGCGTGGCAATTACTCTGGCGGAGCCGCGCGAGCACGCCCTGCTACGCAATCTCGAGCGTCTCACCAAGCAGAAGATCGAAGTCGAGTCACTTCCAACCGTCGCAGACC is a window from the Longimicrobiales bacterium genome containing:
- a CDS encoding DUF1592 domain-containing protein, with product MKTFTAATALLGVWLTLASQTSEGRVYVAEVEPSRAVFDDVVSLGGPGPGEATDLVGVVDRYCVRCHNERRLTGNLTLDGYDPASAHENAAVAEKMIVKLRAGMMPPPGANRPEGDTLLALVERLEAVVDGAAAANPNPGSRRFQRLNRAEYGRVVRELLGLEIDAGRWLPADTYLGNFDNLSDAQGLSTTLLEAYLRAATEVSRIAVGNPEAVSTSTKYMNPIEVSQHAWDHLEGTPFGTRGGMVVTHDFPADGEYVFTIETLFGQGVGFEDLDISIDGEGVALLRLEHNGQTGHPLRTEPVFVRAGQRRIAAAFVRHIDGPYEDRLSPFEWSFVGGEDAIQWANYGITALPHLADLMVTGPETPSGVSPTPSREALFSCYPDTSEDERPCAEAIVHKVAQAAYRRPVTEDDIAGPMSFYDTGAAEAGFEIGVRTALQAILANPAFIFRLEEPPAGVGENENYRISDVDLASRLSFFLWATGPDERLLILAEQERLSDPAVLEGEVRRMLADPRSEALSVRFASQWLRLQDAKKNNPELYLYPDFTGQLGDDMVRETQLFFDHLIREDRSLLQVLDADYTFLNARLAEHYGISGIAGGEFRRVSYPDETRRGLLGHGSVLLLTSMSARTSPVLRGKWVMEVLMGTPPPPPPPNVPNFEETEGAASGRRLTTRERMEIHRANPTCNSCHRFMDPIGLALDNFDVTGQWRIRENQVALDTRGTFYDGTPVSTPADLTTVLLKRPIPIVRNFTTNLLAYAIGRRAEYYDQPSVRQITADAEANDYRMSSFILGVVQSDPFQMMRSQPAADAGADDGALQGAHEGM
- a CDS encoding DEAD/DEAH box helicase; this translates as MSPTISPDANRAFADLGLGSELLESLATLGYEEPTPIQREAIPHLLEGKDLLGLAATGTGKTAAFALPLLQRIETGGPVPAALILVPTRELAVQVARAVHRYGKPLKVNVLPIYGGQSFRQQLNVLKRGVDVVVATPGRALDHIRRGTLKLGGLQVLVLDEADEMLDMGFAEDLDAIISEVPDERQTLLFSATLAPRIGTIAKQYLTNPIEVRIAAEEEGNIPLVRQTAYLVRRPHKLAALGRVLDLEAPEAALVFCRTRNDVDELVEALNGRGYRAESMHGGMSQDERERVMKKLRNNAVDLLVATDVAARGLDISHLTHVINYEVPSSPKSYVHRIGRVGRAGREGVAITLAEPREHALLRNLERLTKQKIEVESLPTVADLRARRLELTRASVRESILEGDLDNFRVVVESLSDEFDLFDIALGAVKMGHEATISVAEGDEEDIPIEQPRHERSKGKKKGRPANRDRAHESTEAGEPDGRRGKARLGNVQRIFIGVGRESGVRPKDLVGAITGEAGIRGTQIGSIQISKAFSIVEVSQDVASHVLESLRDGKIKGKRVQVKMDKGR
- a CDS encoding protein tyrosine phosphatase family protein — translated: MRIRQSLFAVAISSMAIAPPLQGQQAEPLETIRNYTWVSDDLSSAGQIAYPQIPLLAAEGYAVVVNLAIADEARNGQEGFLVAETGLTYVHIPVDWEQPTLDDVDMFFDIMQANEGRKVFVHCFANMRASAFVYLYRTMVQGVSEAEARATMSVVWDPGELEQWAGLIERAQARGPRQ
- a CDS encoding DUF1552 domain-containing protein, with amino-acid sequence MEFITGTHLSRRTFMRGLGASFALPFMDAMVPAGRPWVDKSRDSGFTRFIGIEESMGSAGGSEWGDAKNLFAPAKVGRDFDFHVDSQLKLLEPYREYLTVVSNTDCRMAEPYRPEEIGGDHDRSTAVFLTQAHPKQTQGSDVFLGTSLDQIHAQRFGQDTALPSLELCTEVIDRGGGCAYNYHCAYTTSLSWASPNQPLPAIREPRAVFERLFGAGDTPEDRAARRRTDRSMLDYIVGEVARLRTSLGATDRLAMDQYLTHVREVERRIQLVEARNSSGEEREMPEAPSGIPDSWEEHMQLMFDLQVLALQTDMTRVITFKTGFDQSNRTFPNSGTTKSHHGASHHGNVPEDIMDFNKINAHRTGQLAYLLERMKNTIDGDGSLLDKTAIVWGSPMGDPNLHNHRRCPLLLMGHANGALEGNLHLRAPKGTPMANPLLSVMQGMGHDMDGFGDSTGALPLTYPGSRPTNGAGG